The following DNA comes from Silurus meridionalis isolate SWU-2019-XX chromosome 14, ASM1480568v1, whole genome shotgun sequence.
GCAGGATGCTCACTTTTTGCAATGCAGAACATCATATTTTAGCGCAAGCCTCATTTAAGAAGAGTGGTTTAACCTGAATAATGTTTGACTTGTGTGTTGTAGACTCTGGAGCCAGTGGATCAGCTCCTCCAGAGCGTGGATCCAGCCAAAGACAGAGAGCTGTGGGTGCGGGAGCACAAGACAGGGGATCTCAGACCTGTAGACATGGACATTTAAAGGACACTAAACTGATAACAAAagacaaccatacacacacacacacacacacacacacacacacacacacacacacatacacacacgcacacacaaattgAACACCTCACCCAAACTATTCAAGTCTGCCTGATTGTCTGTACAACACTTCAAGTTCTTGGCCAAAGCCATACAGCATTGGTCCACTCAAGCCGGCATTTGTATTTCGCAATATCTTTCCATAAAACATAACTTTTACAAAGAGTGGTGATATGATTTATATCGAACAGTTTACAAGCAGAGTGCATTCATCCCCTAAGCACTTTGTTTTGCATGAATAACAGTTCACCAGCCTTTCTGATTGTCAACACAGATAGATTGCTGCATAAACATTTTGATCAAGGTTAATAAGGAAATACACACAATGCAAGCAgtgaaatctttaaaataaatgttccacttaaatacatttagacAACATTTGTGTTACTAAAAGAAACACATAAATATGCCTAAATATAACAACATTATGGAAGCATGCATAAATCGaattattatttctgtaaaaaaaaaaaaaatcagtcatttATCGTAGTGTTCAAAAATGCATTCTACAGGAAAAACCAGCTGCAGTGGAAAAAAGCAGTAACCAGCATGAACCTTTTTGTAGAATTTGTGCAGAATAAAATTCTATTATAGTGTCATTGTATAGGTATGTTGTTAAATCTTTCATGTATTGgaaaaaatttattatattcatacCCAATCTAAATCTACATGGACTCTTCTTGACAAAAACAAACGAAAGAAAGCTGGaacaaaatgcattatttaggtattaatatttcaaaaaaaaatatttttgcagaCTTGTTTTGCAAAGAAGCATGTAATTCTCAAAATGCTGTAATGAATAGCTCTATTTCATCTACAGAAtgatatttgtgaaaaaaaattagcCCACTGATTGTGTGTCATAGAGTATGTGTCTGCGAAATACTGCGTTTGTGTAATCGTCATGTAATTTCTTTCCTCAAGCAAAGCCAAGAAACCTCTTTATGCAGAACATAATCAGCTCTGTGCAACATCATAATCTCATTCTGCTTCCATTTCCAGTTGGAAAAGTTACTAAAGCTGGGATTGAGGATAAACATTAAAGTTgagtgttttttaaattaaagcagaagaagaagtattttatttgtcacatatatatattacagtacatgtaaatgtgctgtaatgtacagtgtatgtgACAGTAAATGTGACATGATCATTTGTATTATGTACACTCTTAGAATACTGTATAGGTTTCTTTAAGGGTTTATTGTATAATTGAGACTCTCTTTCTGATAAGGAACTTTCTGTTTTATAGTTCTTTACAGAACCTTTAGTCCCTAAGAGGCACAACAGAAGAGCCCTTAAGGTTTTCAAAATCATCTAAGAGTGTATAACATACACCTTTTAGTGCCTAAAGTTATGTCTTGGAATGTTCATGATCTGTTCTCTGTCTGTACATAGGTGTAAATATGTGTGctgtgttgcattttttttggtgTCTGCAAATGTCATAAGAAAGTTCGAGCCACATTCTTGTGTAAATGTTGTGTTCACATATTGACActtttgttaaacatttttacatcaaGACCCATTTGTGTTAGGCAGCTGAACCCTGTAGGCTTAAAaccatttatattatattaatgaatGCATTTAATATTATGTTTCTCATTATTTTTACATAACAGGCCTCGCTTCTCAAGCTggaacacatttattttgcaaATTGTTCACAGGAGCAATCTACACAAGAAATGTGGTATTGATGAAAATCAAGTTATTTttggaacaaacaaaaaacccgaAAAAATCATATCCTACAAAAAACACCTGAATTTGTAGATTTGCCAGTCTTCTAATCATACAATTGCtaagtttctaaaaaaaaagaaagcaatccAAATTAAAAGCTTAACAAACAAGATCACTCGTGTAATATAGGATAACCTTAATTGGTGCCTATAAAATGAGGAAGAGTTAGTGTGAGACTATGAAAGCAGACACACTGCAAAGGTTGAGCTACATTACTGGAACATTTTACGCACATAGAAGGGTCTCTTTCACTGTGCAGTCATCATGTTGCTGTTTTCAACTGTGACTTTTTAATGGAGTTTGTGATTATGTAGAAACACAGATGCACATATGATAGCACATATGTTTGATTGGAATTTACATGACACTTGTACAACAGATAGAATTTGCACTATTGTAAAACATGTAAGAATCTGATCTACAAAACATTGATAAATGAGGCCCCATGACAACTGGATAAAACTTGGATATGCAGTTTATATGAATTTAAAGTACAGAAGAGCCATTTTAAAACTTTTCTgcaatttataaatgtatttttgaattGTTATTAAGCAAATTAAGCATTGGGTCAATTAACATATAGGGAAAgccatttaataataatttcagttGAATGATATGAACAAATTTGGCATTGTTTGAAATTGtgagtaatactggaaaaaatgatttataacaGTCTACAGGAAAGCAGCTGTATGTGTTTActacatttattgttttgtgttaaTGTCTTACTGCAAATGTGTGTAGATTCTGTATAAATTCATGCAGGGGTTTTGAGCAGAAAGAGACTGTATGGCGTTGATGTAAATTTGTGTCTTCATGTAAACGAAAGGAACAACAGAGCTATGGATCTGAAACGTGTTGGATGTTAAATTAAATCACACTGGGCACATGCTCAGACATTTTCAGGTAGTatgcaaaagctttttttttttagtaagtaattttttttttactaactaCCATTCCTCTGCTAAACATTGGGTGTAGCTGGTTTACCTTTTTGTTAGTTTTGCATGTCTAACAATGTCCACTTCTGAATTACATGTGGCATAACTTGTATACATATTAACATAGTGCATTCTGTgtacttttaaataattgttacatttattGTCTGTGTATGTAATTAGATGATTTTTATATGATGCTGTAATTGTTGATTTATTTGCTATTAAATGAACAGTCCCCATTATTAATACAACATATTTATGGATTCATcacatttttcttaaatatgCTCATGAAACcactaaaataaagaaataataataataaaaacaaaatgattttagctactttttattttcaacgACAAGAACAGGACCATAACAAATTCTcatcacctcacatcaccttaACATCCCAGCCGTTGTGTTTGGAAAGCACTGATCCCTTTAAGCAGATGAAACGTAGCCTTCTGGCAATAGTTTCCCTACAATGCCAAAATATCCAATCAGCTCCAGCAGCTCAGCATTCCACCCTTGAAAGCAGGCCATGCATTAGCCTAAtccaaagaaagaaataagccCATGCGTTCCTCACCATTCCCCCAAAGCCTTGGCAAAGCAGAGAAGCAACATGCCAAGGCttcaacagagaaaagaaagtTTACCTTTAATGCAATGATTCCATTGTATAGCTATTGCACAACagcattataatattatgatgCAATGTAAGTCTGAGACCAAAACttattagttatttaaaaaacactaaCTACATTGGCTCTTTATGAGATATTCTAGACAGTATTTGCACACCTATGAGCAGATTATTAACtgaataaaagataaaatctgtatacaaacaaatcacaataaCTGACAGCAAAATTCAGAATGTCTGACATCCAGTATCATATCCCATATTCCTAACAAAGGAAACAAATTCAACGTAAAAAGcaagactatatatatatatatatatatatatatatatatatatatatatatatatatatatatatataaaatcctgtGTACTCTAAAATAGTTGAGGCCAAATGTTTGATATTTAACCCAGATCACCTTCATGAAAATGCAGATCCAAAAGAAAGCCTTTTTTAtacaatgaaaaagaaatacaataataagaaataaataaacaacattaattaagatttaattataattactcTTATATGGTATCTTAAATCTTCCTTAATCAATACAACCAAAAAAACTCTGATAATCAAAGATTATATTAATCAAAATTGTTGATACACATGGTTTGAGGGCAAACAAGAAAACAATGCTCTGTAAATGGCTCTTCTGATTGGAGCTTGAATAAAATCCAATGGTCCattcaagaaaagaaaaagaaagaaattaatgcACATAACAATTTGATGTTTAAATtggaaaaactaataaaaaatcaGTTTGTATTGCTGGaatttttatatgtaattaaaaaaaaggtagttTTTACTAAACTAAAACTAGCGAAAAAGGAGATTAAATATGATTATTCGTTTGGTTCATAGCAAAAGACAATGACAAATtagctgcaaaaaataaaactgccAGTGATCCATGAGAGTTTGCCTGGATTGACCTTCAGATTTTAAGAGGATTGAATATGCCAGAGGGATTGCTAACCTGAGCCTAATTGATATCACATTACTTTTTGTTTACCTAAGACTTTTGTTATTATCAACAAATAGATCAAATTCATAGCAGATGCTTAAGTAATCGATATGAACTGAAAGGGGAGGATAAACATGACTATGCAGTGGCGCAAAGGGCCCATATTTGGGGATACAGTTATGCAATAGCAATAAAGATGGCTGGCTGAGTTATTGACCCTGCTGTGTTGGTCCTCTTGAGCAAAACAGTGCCTGAGTGGTATAGGAGTTTAGCTGTGTAAACAGGAAATGAGCAGTGTCTTTGGAGAAAACAGTATGAAATATTATGGCTTCTTCTCCTTCAGTTTGTCCTGAATCTTCTTTGGCTCATCAAACTGTATCAACCTTAAAATGTCTTTGTTGTCCATGACTCCCTGAATGAACTCACCCTCTGCAATCTTATCTGAAAAGCCAATAAGAGATCGTAAAAACATGATATTTTCTTTACTGCCTTATaatcccataaaaaaaaaatgttcactttgaattatttatttttgaaaactcTGCTGTGAACTTTTAGTGTGTTTAATGCTTCTCTCACaggaacaaaatatattttactgtaatgtaatgCAATTATATTTGGTGACATTTAGTcctatatcttttttttaattgaactataCAAAGTGTAAttaccattttctttcttttggaaaAAGTTCCATATTTTGTCTGCTCTTTTTTCTGGTGTGTTCTCATCCTCTGGAAGTTTTTTCTGGTCCTCAACAGGAATCATATTGAAAATTGCCTAGATTTAGGCAGAATCAAAAATTGACAACATAACTATCATTTTAAAAATTGTAATGGTATTAGATGCATTAACTCTTTCTAGATGTTAAAGGCTTAAACacttataaaacacatattttagGAATAATCCTTTAACCATCTAGTCAAAATgagcaataataaaatataaagtaataatttGTATATACAATAGTCATCTTAAACCAAGGTGAAAACAGGCCTATATTATCTATGCACATACACACCTTCACAATATCCTGAACTTCATTTTTGCTGATTGTTCCATTGCCATCAACATCATACAGAGCAAAAGCCCACTCGAGTTTGTGCAGAGTTTTGCCTGAAGATGTTAAATGCAGGGCAATAATGTACTCCTTAAAGTCCAGTGTGCCATCAGCATTGAGGTCAAAGCTACGGAAAACGTGGCGTGCGTACTCGGTGGGATCAGCATTAGGAAAGAAGCTGGCATAGATACCCTCAAACTGCTCCTTAGTAATTCGCCCACTAGGACACTCTTTAAGGAAGGTTGTGTACCAGGCACAAAGCTCAGCCTCACTGTATTTGGTGTTCATTTTTAGATCCTCCAGAATCTCCTTAGACAAAGCGCTGCTCTTGCTGTTTCCCATGCTGTATTTTAAACTTAAATCaccactttctttttctcctggtTTTGCTGTCTGGTATCAGTTCTCTGGTAGTTTTAGCTGAATAGCCAACTAGATCTAAATCTTCTTGGGTTGCTCTACCTGACAACACCAACTCCTACATGCTGCATAGGATTATGGatttctctttttatacccagaCAGGCTCTCTGAGAGATTACTAAGCTACGTCACACAACTGTGACATCTAAAATGGCAGAGCAACTGTTTACCAAAGTAAGTAATCATCATCATccgcatcatcatcatcatcatcatcatctttttccaAACATCACTTACTTCATGTTCATCACTAGAGTACAGTTTATAATTGGCCTTATATCTAAGAAGCTTTCTGCTGAAGTAAACATACATTACTACTGTTCAGCTCCACAGTTCTTCCCAATATTTTGGTTTTAGTGTGCACATTTGTCTAGTCTATGTAAAACAATGATTTGCTTTTAACTATATTAATGAAATTGTGAAaccatacagtatatgtttgaACTGATGTTGAATTGAGGAAATGTCAGTATGTTGACTTCACATAACGCATTGTATACATTATCAAGCAGAGGCCCCCCTACAAACTTAAGCCCTTAGGGCCCTAGTTATAATTCAGGTCTGGCCCACAATCACAGTGCACACCAAAAGTGAAGGAAGTCATATGTAAATGGATCTGTAATTTATTTCAAGTAATAGAATAGTATTTAGTTAGAAAGTatggtggccgagaagtgcaaaacacattaacaaatccaaaactaatacaacaaattcaaaaacaaaacaacaaatctgaaaacaaattaacaaatccaaaaacaaattaatacattcaaaaacaaaacaacaaatccgaaaacaaattaacaaatccaaaaacaaattaacaaattcaaaaacaaaacaacaaatccgaaaacaaattaacaaatccgaaaacacaagtcagacaaaccggaaaaggtaggtataatttgtgaatggaaacttacagatcattggacgagacacctgtcattcaccttT
Coding sequences within:
- the rcvrna gene encoding recoverin a; this translates as MGNSKSSALSKEILEDLKMNTKYSEAELCAWYTTFLKECPSGRITKEQFEGIYASFFPNADPTEYARHVFRSFDLNADGTLDFKEYIIALHLTSSGKTLHKLEWAFALYDVDGNGTISKNEVQDIVKAIFNMIPVEDQKKLPEDENTPEKRADKIWNFFQKKENDKIAEGEFIQGVMDNKDILRLIQFDEPKKIQDKLKEKKP